The proteins below come from a single Halobacillus salinarum genomic window:
- a CDS encoding YjcZ family sporulation protein, translated as MGYGGGYGGGFALIVVLFILLVIVGAAWY; from the coding sequence ATGGGTTACGGTGGCGGTTATGGCGGTGGCTTCGCGCTGATCGTTGTACTGTTTATTTTGCTTGTTATTGTTGGCGCTGCTTGGTATTAA
- a CDS encoding helix-turn-helix domain-containing protein: MNIIGKRIKQLRENNNLSQKRVSEALGVSNVQLSRYESGSRQPDYETLKKIADYFEVSIDYLFGRSFNSKDDIVTEEFDSIKEINKLLDKYEIDDLSFFDIEKWKSMSPEQIRELESYFQYLVQKSKEIGENRN; the protein is encoded by the coding sequence TTGAATATTATTGGAAAACGGATTAAACAATTACGTGAGAATAACAACCTTTCGCAAAAGAGGGTATCTGAGGCACTTGGAGTATCTAACGTGCAACTATCTAGGTATGAATCGGGTTCTAGGCAACCCGACTACGAGACTCTTAAAAAAATCGCAGATTACTTCGAAGTTTCAATCGATTACTTGTTCGGGAGATCTTTTAACTCAAAAGATGATATCGTTACAGAGGAATTTGATTCAATAAAAGAAATCAACAAACTTTTGGATAAGTACGAAATCGACGATTTGTCGTTCTTCGATATTGAGAAGTGGAAATCGATGAGTCCGGAGCAGATTCGCGAGTTGGAGAGTTATTTTCAATATCTGGTTCAAAAGTCTAAGGAAATTGGAGAAAATAGAAATTAA
- the recT gene encoding recombination protein RecT: MATNNSTKQQLANRNKNQAESKQQSPANTIAAYLKKMGPEIEKALPQHMDVDRMARIALTTIRTTPKLLECKIPSLMGAVMQAAQLGLEPGLIGHCYIIPYGKEATFIIGYKGMIDLARRSGHIESIYAQVVYENDDFEYEFGLDPKLVHKPSLGERGDFVAAYGIAKYKDGGFHVEVMGEGDIEKIRKRSKASNNGPWKTDYEEMAKKTVIRRMFKYLPISIEIQQHASQDETVRKDITEDADSVYNQEFIDVESHEDPEEEPKAEETSKELTPEQAAMELE; encoded by the coding sequence ATGGCAACGAATAACTCTACCAAGCAACAGTTAGCAAATCGAAACAAGAACCAAGCCGAATCCAAACAGCAGTCTCCAGCCAATACGATAGCGGCCTATCTAAAAAAGATGGGTCCTGAAATTGAGAAGGCTCTTCCTCAGCATATGGATGTAGATCGAATGGCTAGAATTGCACTGACGACCATTCGAACCACTCCTAAATTGTTAGAGTGCAAGATTCCTTCCTTAATGGGAGCGGTTATGCAGGCAGCACAGTTAGGACTGGAGCCAGGGCTGATTGGTCATTGCTACATTATTCCTTATGGCAAAGAAGCAACCTTCATAATCGGTTATAAGGGCATGATTGATCTCGCCAGACGTTCCGGTCATATCGAAAGCATCTATGCCCAAGTGGTTTATGAGAATGATGATTTCGAGTATGAATTTGGATTGGATCCTAAGCTTGTCCATAAACCTTCACTGGGAGAACGAGGAGATTTTGTAGCTGCTTATGGCATTGCTAAATACAAAGATGGAGGTTTTCATGTTGAGGTCATGGGTGAAGGAGACATTGAAAAGATTCGTAAACGCTCGAAAGCATCTAACAATGGACCTTGGAAAACCGACTATGAAGAAATGGCTAAAAAGACGGTGATTCGCCGGATGTTCAAATACTTACCGATTAGCATTGAGATTCAGCAGCATGCAAGCCAAGATGAAACGGTTCGGAAGGATATCACCGAGGATGCAGATTCGGTGTATAATCAGGAGTTTATTGATGTGGAAAGTCATGAGGATCCCGAAGAGGAACCAAAAGCAGAGGAAACGTCAAAAGAGTTAACTCCAGAGCAAGCAGCGATGGAACTTGAATAA
- a CDS encoding ComF family protein: MVFLHKNFSEDTLIKVHNYFPYRNNDGSLNESFDRNSGLILDVKEGKLNGINYFYEKINPKLIEGIPLSYVPSSNSENKNSGIRKLVQKLASNNRVDATNCLDRHQTIQKAALGGPRNEQVHYNSIKVVNHKLIINKEVLLIDDITTTGTSLRACKNLLLQAGARQVFTLALGKTKRD; this comes from the coding sequence ATGGTATTTTTACACAAAAACTTTAGCGAAGATACTCTAATTAAAGTTCACAATTATTTTCCATATAGAAATAATGATGGTAGTTTAAATGAATCGTTTGATAGAAATAGTGGGTTGATTTTAGATGTCAAAGAAGGAAAATTAAATGGGATTAATTATTTCTACGAAAAAATCAATCCAAAACTAATTGAAGGAATACCTCTAAGCTATGTTCCCTCATCAAATTCTGAAAATAAAAACTCTGGTATAAGAAAGTTAGTACAAAAACTAGCATCAAATAACAGAGTGGATGCAACAAATTGTCTGGATCGACATCAAACCATCCAAAAAGCAGCACTTGGTGGTCCCAGAAATGAACAGGTCCACTATAATAGTATTAAAGTAGTAAATCATAAATTAATAATAAATAAAGAAGTATTACTTATTGATGACATTACAACAACAGGTACTTCTTTAAGAGCTTGTAAAAATTTATTGCTACAAGCTGGCGCTAGACAAGTATTTACTTTAGCTCTAGGGAAAACCAAGAGAGATTAG
- the kwaA gene encoding anti-phage protein KwaA has protein sequence MVKSYSYAITDYRGGSHIENRKIEWEKIELYIISLWLLFLLIFIVTIDIPLYFKKDWKFIGIVELLKMNILPVSSLFLLILGIIFASRFKYKLSGSNRTPFKIHKIQNINYEHLTFLSTYIVPLIAFDLSKIKYVIVLIILLVTIGGIYIKTDLFYANPSLALLGYRIYKVDGIFYRGGESNTREDLVIISREKLKRGMKVSYKEINDNIYYVRVENG, from the coding sequence TTGGTTAAGAGCTATTCATATGCAATTACAGATTATAGAGGAGGATCTCATATAGAAAACAGAAAAATTGAATGGGAAAAAATAGAACTATATATTATCTCGCTTTGGTTACTTTTTCTATTAATTTTCATAGTAACAATTGATATTCCTCTCTATTTTAAGAAGGATTGGAAATTTATTGGAATTGTCGAATTATTAAAAATGAACATCCTTCCAGTTTCTTCACTTTTTTTACTTATTTTAGGGATTATTTTCGCTAGTCGCTTCAAATATAAGTTAAGTGGAAGTAATAGAACTCCTTTTAAGATACATAAGATTCAAAATATTAATTATGAACACCTCACCTTCCTTTCGACATATATTGTTCCTTTAATAGCATTTGATCTAAGCAAAATTAAGTACGTTATTGTTTTAATTATACTTCTCGTTACAATTGGTGGTATATACATAAAAACAGATTTGTTTTACGCAAATCCTTCATTAGCACTCTTAGGTTATCGAATTTATAAAGTAGATGGAATTTTTTATAGAGGAGGAGAAAGTAACACTCGAGAAGACCTTGTTATTATTTCCAGAGAAAAGCTAAAAAGAGGTATGAAAGTCAGTTATAAAGAGATTAACGATAATATCTATTATGTGAGGGTCGAAAATGGATAA
- a CDS encoding helix-turn-helix domain-containing protein, with protein MNRRTMTVHEAADYLGVCKDTIYTMVRTDEIPHFRIRRRIFFSQETIDAWIRDQESQVEQHQVI; from the coding sequence ATGAACCGACGTACTATGACTGTCCATGAAGCAGCTGATTACTTAGGCGTATGCAAAGATACTATTTACACCATGGTCCGCACCGATGAAATACCACATTTCAGGATTCGTCGAAGAATCTTCTTTTCACAGGAAACCATCGACGCGTGGATTCGAGATCAAGAATCTCAAGTAGAACAGCATCAAGTGATCTAA
- a CDS encoding helix-turn-helix domain-containing protein, whose translation MPDLFYFPIYAGLLSEEHRERIGPALWEFLWCISKTTKEEGTTGTVLGGKPIGYQEVAKELGGSKSTVKRNFERLEKEKYISLKRTPYGHIIYVHNSKKFLKSAKNDTGAEYGTGAKNDQGGAIFGRGGAKYGHSNKDREVDKELDINTTTTTARDNSLDGDGTPETVMKEVSPYQVELINHYLRLNSQMHHDAKDVGAAKEIEQAQVPLKQAKEWVSACFEDFNRRRKHKRQRIHNLEYCVGFVLDKQFEEKEGDADAKHSRGSPRPSFTRTAGKSAADVERQKEAARRAWG comes from the coding sequence GTGCCCGATCTGTTTTATTTTCCGATCTATGCTGGCTTGTTAAGCGAAGAACATCGAGAACGAATAGGACCTGCTCTTTGGGAATTTCTTTGGTGTATATCGAAAACCACGAAAGAAGAAGGAACGACGGGCACCGTCCTCGGTGGCAAGCCCATTGGTTACCAGGAAGTTGCCAAGGAACTGGGAGGCAGCAAATCGACCGTCAAACGAAATTTTGAGCGATTAGAGAAAGAAAAATACATCTCCTTAAAACGAACGCCCTATGGACATATCATTTATGTTCATAATTCGAAAAAGTTTTTAAAGAGTGCCAAGAATGACACGGGTGCCGAATATGGCACGGGTGCCAAAAATGATCAGGGGGGTGCCATATTTGGTCGGGGGGGTGCCAAATATGGTCACTCTAATAAAGATAGAGAAGTTGATAAAGAACTAGATATAAATACTACTACTACAACCGCGCGCGACAATTCCTTGGACGGTGACGGGACGCCGGAAACCGTGATGAAAGAAGTATCTCCGTATCAAGTTGAATTGATCAATCATTATTTGCGCCTAAATAGCCAAATGCATCATGACGCGAAGGATGTAGGGGCTGCAAAAGAAATCGAGCAAGCCCAGGTGCCTTTAAAGCAAGCGAAGGAATGGGTTTCTGCGTGCTTTGAAGACTTTAACCGAAGGCGGAAGCATAAACGCCAGCGGATCCATAACCTGGAGTATTGCGTTGGTTTCGTCCTGGACAAGCAATTCGAGGAAAAGGAAGGTGACGCTGATGCAAAGCATTCAAGAGGCTCTCCAAGACCCTCGTTTACAAGAACGGCTGGCAAGAGCGCGGCAGATGTCGAGAGACAGAAAGAAGCTGCAAGGCGAGCCTGGGGTTGA
- a CDS encoding sigma-70 family RNA polymerase sigma factor — translation MLDLLYEYKQTLRNTKRQLQELIGIPEEQKTMQQISDIKTYRNITNDLKYVTEWLENGRTPGAKRGYDRREAYKRLSYTNNEVLDFLNYHVADQAAEDSDPINDWDKERIDDALSELTTTEKDVFLMHVAELFSFEEIAALMNVKKGTVQKHYERGLKKIRKRAVDSLLCLP, via the coding sequence ATGCTGGATCTCTTGTACGAATATAAACAAACACTACGTAATACTAAAAGGCAGCTGCAAGAGCTAATTGGAATTCCGGAAGAACAAAAAACGATGCAGCAAATATCAGATATAAAAACCTATCGGAATATTACTAATGATCTTAAGTATGTTACCGAATGGTTAGAGAATGGACGCACTCCTGGAGCGAAGAGAGGTTATGACCGCAGGGAAGCTTATAAGAGACTAAGTTATACGAACAATGAAGTTCTAGATTTTCTTAATTATCATGTTGCAGATCAGGCTGCGGAAGATAGTGACCCAATAAATGATTGGGATAAAGAGAGGATTGACGATGCTCTATCTGAGCTTACTACTACTGAGAAAGACGTTTTCTTAATGCATGTGGCTGAACTTTTTTCTTTTGAAGAAATTGCTGCATTAATGAATGTTAAGAAAGGAACTGTGCAAAAACACTATGAACGAGGATTGAAAAAGATTAGAAAAAGAGCAGTTGATAGTTTACTTTGTTTACCTTAA
- a CDS encoding AbrB/MazE/SpoVT family DNA-binding domain-containing protein: MKALGIIRKLDELGRVVIPKEVRDSQGWETKQAMEMFMDGEALVIKPYGKTEEKQEAVKELEILKDQVNEEAKQKIEEIIQFVQK, from the coding sequence ATGAAAGCACTAGGCATTATTCGTAAATTAGATGAGTTAGGAAGAGTCGTTATTCCGAAAGAAGTCCGTGATTCCCAAGGGTGGGAAACCAAGCAAGCTATGGAGATGTTTATGGATGGAGAGGCACTCGTGATTAAGCCTTATGGAAAAACAGAAGAGAAGCAGGAAGCTGTGAAAGAACTGGAGATACTCAAAGATCAGGTCAATGAGGAAGCCAAGCAGAAAATAGAGGAAATCATTCAGTTTGTTCAAAAGTAA
- a CDS encoding RusA family crossover junction endodeoxyribonuclease yields MIEFTVLGEPVAQGRPRAGKTRKGKTVLYDPQKSRDFKQYVGLVASQHAPSELLEGPLNVKVKVYKPMLKRFSKKRTQEAESGLYRPLTKPDVDNYAKGIKDALNKVIWNDDSQVVEFTISKWYSSKPRIEVEVSELE; encoded by the coding sequence ATGATTGAATTTACCGTTTTAGGGGAGCCGGTCGCTCAAGGGAGGCCGAGAGCTGGCAAGACACGTAAGGGGAAAACCGTTCTTTACGATCCTCAGAAATCAAGAGACTTTAAACAGTACGTTGGACTTGTTGCTTCTCAACACGCGCCTTCTGAACTGTTAGAAGGACCGTTGAATGTGAAAGTGAAAGTTTATAAGCCGATGCTCAAGAGGTTCTCAAAGAAGCGCACACAAGAAGCTGAGTCGGGATTATACCGACCATTAACCAAGCCTGATGTTGATAATTACGCAAAGGGGATTAAAGATGCTCTCAATAAAGTGATTTGGAACGATGACAGTCAAGTGGTGGAATTCACTATTAGTAAATGGTATAGCTCGAAACCACGCATTGAAGTTGAGGTAAGTGAGTTGGAATGA
- a CDS encoding DNA-processing protein DprA — MSTSLWLSMTKIKGLGPKSLINLYKLDPNLSFNSLLNLNKESLLTSLKNTNIVNSLQDKEYLKKLILESDHEIKKYKEQNIEVISITDSRYPLKLREIEDPPAILYCRGNLDALNIQKKIAVIGTRKATSKGRNAAAKIASAFVGMNYAIVSGLAEGIDSAGHRGALEAKGITIAILPGGVDQNSVYPAKNRALAEEIVANNGLLVSEYAPGKRPFKASFVQRDRLQSGMSLGVCPVQTDIKGGTQHTIKFSKEQKRILFCPVPSEKGYENITVYNGISKMISDNSAIVLNDKEDYVKLDNLMSTLLKEEKLIDNETESEQVDLFNQSNLAMDDYDKNSIEVAISDLCYYAKKLGLSINEVFDLIKNKW, encoded by the coding sequence TTGAGTACAAGTTTGTGGTTATCTATGACAAAAATAAAAGGGCTTGGACCAAAGTCATTAATAAATTTATATAAGCTGGATCCTAATTTAAGTTTTAATAGCTTATTAAACTTAAATAAAGAATCCCTTTTAACTTCTCTTAAAAATACAAATATAGTAAACTCTCTTCAAGATAAGGAGTATTTAAAAAAGCTAATTCTTGAGAGCGATCATGAAATTAAGAAATATAAAGAACAAAATATTGAAGTAATATCAATTACTGATAGTAGATATCCTTTAAAACTAAGAGAGATTGAAGATCCGCCTGCTATATTGTATTGCAGAGGAAATTTAGATGCGTTAAATATTCAAAAGAAAATAGCGGTAATCGGAACTAGAAAAGCTACTTCAAAAGGTAGAAATGCAGCCGCAAAAATTGCCTCTGCATTCGTAGGAATGAATTATGCGATTGTAAGTGGGTTAGCTGAAGGTATTGACTCTGCTGGCCATAGAGGTGCTTTAGAAGCAAAAGGTATAACAATAGCTATATTACCTGGAGGGGTGGATCAAAATTCAGTCTATCCGGCAAAAAATCGGGCTCTTGCTGAGGAAATTGTGGCTAATAACGGACTTCTAGTGTCTGAATATGCTCCTGGTAAAAGACCATTTAAAGCAAGCTTTGTGCAAAGAGATAGATTGCAAAGTGGGATGAGTTTAGGAGTATGTCCAGTACAGACTGATATCAAAGGTGGTACTCAACATACAATTAAGTTTTCAAAAGAACAGAAGAGAATATTATTTTGTCCAGTTCCCTCTGAAAAAGGTTATGAGAATATTACAGTTTACAATGGGATAAGCAAAATGATATCTGATAATAGTGCAATTGTTTTAAATGATAAAGAAGATTATGTAAAACTTGACAACTTAATGTCCACACTCTTAAAAGAAGAGAAATTAATAGACAACGAAACTGAATCCGAACAAGTAGATTTATTTAATCAAAGTAATCTAGCTATGGACGACTATGACAAAAATTCTATAGAAGTTGCAATATCTGACTTATGTTATTACGCAAAAAAGCTCGGCCTATCAATAAATGAAGTATTTGATTTAATAAAAAACAAATGGTAA
- a CDS encoding YqaJ viral recombinase family nuclease encodes MGVKALVLKSTTNLEHEEWLKYRNKGLGGSDAGAIAGLNKWKSPIVVYMEKIGEAPDTKPTNEEAAYWGNVMEETVAKEFTRRTGLKVRKRNAILQHPEHEWMLANVDRLIVGKNEGLECKTASEYLKDEWDGEEVPGAYLLQCQHYMAVTGADAWWIAVLVGGNKYIYKKIKRDEELIDYLISIEKDFWNEHVVKQKPPEIDGSRASNELIKAMYPDSDPELELELDTNAEQLLQSLNQMKDEMDELKTLKSKYENQLKQTLGDAEKGFTNQFIVTWKSQERRTVDSKRLKKEKPDIYEAYCKVSKSRPLKFKEAK; translated from the coding sequence ATGGGAGTTAAAGCGTTAGTGCTGAAAAGCACAACTAACCTTGAACATGAAGAATGGTTGAAATATCGAAACAAAGGCCTTGGAGGTTCTGATGCAGGAGCCATTGCTGGCTTAAATAAATGGAAGTCTCCAATAGTGGTGTATATGGAAAAGATCGGAGAAGCTCCGGACACCAAACCAACGAATGAGGAAGCAGCCTACTGGGGCAATGTGATGGAGGAAACGGTAGCTAAAGAATTTACGCGGCGCACTGGATTAAAAGTGCGTAAGAGGAACGCTATTCTGCAGCATCCTGAACATGAATGGATGCTTGCCAATGTCGATCGTTTAATTGTCGGTAAGAATGAAGGTCTGGAGTGTAAGACCGCGAGTGAGTATTTAAAAGACGAGTGGGATGGTGAAGAAGTTCCAGGCGCATATTTGCTCCAATGTCAGCACTACATGGCGGTTACCGGTGCAGATGCCTGGTGGATTGCCGTCCTAGTCGGTGGAAACAAATACATCTATAAGAAAATTAAACGAGACGAGGAACTGATCGATTATCTCATCTCTATCGAAAAGGATTTCTGGAATGAGCATGTAGTTAAACAAAAACCTCCAGAAATTGATGGCTCCCGAGCTTCCAATGAACTGATCAAAGCGATGTATCCGGATTCCGATCCTGAATTGGAATTAGAGCTGGATACAAATGCGGAGCAGCTGCTTCAATCGTTGAATCAGATGAAGGATGAAATGGACGAACTAAAGACATTGAAATCGAAATATGAAAATCAGTTGAAGCAGACGTTAGGTGATGCAGAAAAAGGATTCACCAATCAATTTATCGTTACTTGGAAGTCACAGGAGAGAAGAACAGTAGATTCCAAGCGTTTGAAGAAAGAGAAACCCGACATTTATGAAGCTTATTGCAAAGTATCTAAATCACGACCTTTGAAATTTAAGGAGGCGAAATAA
- a CDS encoding HAD family hydrolase yields the protein MLKGIIFDLDETLVDSTALKNFRDRRDWNSCYSSLNSSYLYKGTNDLLEFCKEKGVKIGIVTMAPRKYAYKILKFHHINYDCLIAYHDVTKRKPHSEPMIKCLEALKLKANEVISFGDDLKDLSSSLNAGIKAFGVSWGVQDRNTLLKGGAEEVFDEFEQIGKFINKEHSFN from the coding sequence TTGCTAAAAGGAATAATATTTGATTTAGATGAAACTCTAGTAGATTCCACTGCGTTAAAAAACTTTAGAGACAGAAGAGATTGGAATAGCTGTTATAGCAGTCTGAATTCGTCTTATTTATACAAAGGTACTAATGATTTACTGGAATTTTGTAAAGAAAAAGGGGTGAAAATAGGGATAGTCACTATGGCACCTCGTAAATATGCTTATAAAATATTAAAGTTTCATCATATTAATTATGATTGCTTAATTGCTTATCATGACGTGACTAAAAGAAAACCACATTCTGAACCAATGATAAAATGCCTAGAGGCTTTAAAACTAAAGGCGAATGAAGTAATTTCATTTGGTGACGACCTTAAAGATTTATCTTCATCCTTAAATGCAGGAATTAAGGCTTTTGGAGTAAGTTGGGGAGTCCAAGATCGAAATACACTTCTCAAAGGAGGGGCTGAAGAAGTATTTGACGAATTTGAACAAATTGGAAAATTTATTAATAAAGAGCATTCTTTTAATTAA
- a CDS encoding helix-turn-helix domain-containing protein: MYDQKVDLEKIKTIRKKNGISLERMSNLLGYSSPNGYFYLESGKSKFPAEKLAIVSTVLGVPIENLFFKQKVTKMETNESGEVI, encoded by the coding sequence GTGTACGACCAAAAGGTTGATTTAGAGAAAATCAAAACGATTAGAAAAAAGAATGGTATTTCGTTGGAAAGGATGTCCAATCTTCTTGGATATAGCAGTCCTAACGGTTACTTTTATCTAGAGTCAGGAAAGAGTAAATTTCCAGCTGAAAAGTTGGCTATAGTCTCCACCGTCCTCGGTGTACCAATTGAAAACCTTTTTTTTAAACAAAAAGTTACCAAAATGGAAACTAATGAATCAGGGGAGGTGATCTAA
- a CDS encoding XtrA/YqaO family protein — MRAKDISIDTDKLSIPEQAIEKGKVKVIVLDGVQGKAKVTEAVEHGSTIIETAKGKTAKIRYEEGELF, encoded by the coding sequence ATGCGTGCTAAAGACATAAGTATTGATACTGATAAGCTTTCGATTCCTGAACAAGCAATTGAGAAAGGAAAAGTAAAAGTGATTGTATTAGATGGAGTCCAGGGTAAGGCTAAAGTAACAGAAGCGGTAGAGCATGGATCGACAATTATAGAGACTGCTAAAGGAAAAACTGCTAAAATTAGGTATGAAGAAGGAGAATTATTTTGA
- a CDS encoding ATP-binding protein — protein MQSIQEALQDPRLQERLARARQMSRDRKKLQGEPGVEFECQDCKDTGSLVEMVYDEKDAFNRGAKPIYRPCHCQERKHLKNRFKNALIPEEFEHARFGNYQQDAEVQQTLFQAIQKYLQQLQQIIDDKQEINSLGFMAIYGESLIREMSGEDRYSFKQKHNNFGLGKTHLQMAAAKWIINKILVRDEIAPGQKSKFDRGCRVLCVSDVTFMDDLIQAKMMRDEGKTLRDLLHGAFSVDVLIWDDLGKAKWSESKEGLYYQIINERYRHKKPIIFSSNEDQGTLSDKIGYAAASRLFGMTGGTDHFLYEVEGEDFRLRKER, from the coding sequence ATGCAAAGCATTCAAGAGGCTCTCCAAGACCCTCGTTTACAAGAACGGCTGGCAAGAGCGCGGCAGATGTCGAGAGACAGAAAGAAGCTGCAAGGCGAGCCTGGGGTTGAGTTTGAGTGTCAGGATTGCAAGGACACAGGTTCCCTTGTGGAGATGGTGTACGACGAAAAAGATGCTTTCAACCGTGGGGCAAAGCCTATATATCGTCCCTGCCATTGCCAGGAGAGAAAGCATCTAAAAAACCGATTTAAAAACGCGCTGATCCCTGAAGAGTTTGAACATGCTCGTTTTGGTAACTATCAGCAAGATGCTGAGGTGCAGCAGACGCTCTTCCAAGCCATTCAGAAGTACTTACAACAACTTCAACAGATTATCGATGACAAGCAGGAAATAAACAGCCTAGGATTTATGGCCATTTATGGCGAGAGCCTAATCCGAGAAATGAGCGGAGAGGATCGTTATAGCTTTAAACAAAAGCACAATAATTTTGGATTAGGAAAAACACACCTGCAGATGGCAGCAGCTAAGTGGATCATCAATAAGATCCTTGTGCGAGATGAAATTGCTCCTGGCCAGAAGTCCAAATTTGATCGAGGATGCCGTGTCCTCTGTGTATCGGATGTGACGTTCATGGATGATTTAATCCAAGCCAAGATGATGAGAGACGAGGGGAAAACCCTTCGTGACCTTCTCCATGGAGCGTTTAGTGTGGATGTGCTGATTTGGGACGACTTAGGAAAAGCCAAGTGGTCGGAAAGCAAAGAAGGGCTCTACTACCAAATTATTAATGAGCGCTATAGGCATAAGAAGCCCATCATCTTTAGCTCTAACGAAGACCAGGGGACCTTAAGCGATAAGATTGGCTATGCAGCTGCCAGCAGACTTTTTGGAATGACCGGTGGAACGGATCACTTTCTCTACGAAGTCGAAGGGGAAGATTTCAGGTTAAGAAAGGAGCGATAA
- a CDS encoding XRE family transcriptional regulator — translation MKESRVARTLKDTRAKMGRSQEQLSMDFFQSRESLSKQENGERRVQPGISRRFIEKYNDPWIALEAANEYIGWGITRLDGPAVDNHRSSVYLKLGEEMEEALEAMKKVKLMNQPQFIQSFELQDIERSAQEFADVIHASTIYLATLCQTYNLSWLDIWEHHQTKLKSRGYVMA, via the coding sequence TTGAAGGAAAGTAGAGTGGCGAGAACGTTGAAAGATACACGAGCAAAAATGGGGAGGTCGCAAGAACAGCTCTCCATGGATTTCTTCCAATCGAGAGAGTCCTTAAGTAAACAAGAAAACGGGGAGCGAAGAGTGCAACCAGGTATTTCAAGGCGATTTATTGAGAAGTATAACGATCCCTGGATTGCTCTAGAGGCTGCCAATGAATACATCGGATGGGGGATTACTCGATTAGATGGGCCAGCGGTGGATAATCATCGTTCCTCCGTGTACTTAAAGCTTGGAGAAGAGATGGAAGAGGCACTGGAAGCTATGAAAAAGGTCAAGCTTATGAATCAGCCTCAATTTATCCAGTCCTTTGAACTGCAGGACATTGAACGCTCGGCCCAAGAGTTTGCAGATGTCATTCACGCTTCCACGATTTACTTGGCAACTCTCTGCCAAACCTACAACCTAAGCTGGCTGGACATTTGGGAGCATCACCAAACGAAATTGAAGTCGAGAGGATATGTGATGGCATGA